In a single window of the Serratia quinivorans genome:
- the ydjE gene encoding Inner membrane metabolite transport protein ydjE — MMFWLQEAMRWPSHRSMNRICQQELMRCRPRPVCGSLSLCWRWAVFFELYDLFQTGYISTGLIAEGIFHTGAQGVFGVSDQAAFASATFLGLFIGASLLSPYADRFGRRTTFMFALAWYGVFSLCLAFQHQAEWVIFLRFLVGVGLGIELVTIDTYLTEWVPAHLRTRAFAFSFFIQFLSVPTVALMSWWLVPQTILGLSGWRYVVIAGAVASLVIWLVRKGLPESPRWLAQQRRYPEVRQVMLAMERRCGVTQVTEFPLRDAESASETPAQGSFKDIWSPRYRGRTLMLVVMNFFQAIGFFGFGNWLPALLAGKGASITHSLLYAFFITLAYPLGSLLCSRYADKMENKWQIVLSCLVTVIFGSLFAMQNNPLWLILCGFFITWSNAWLTYSYHSYQSEVFPTYIRARAVGFCYSFSRLSTVFSSLIIGMILQYGGSVGVIAFIVASMLIVMVVIGVFGPKTRGIDLENI; from the coding sequence GTGATGTTTTGGTTGCAGGAAGCGATGCGGTGGCCCAGTCACCGATCCATGAACAGGATTTGTCAGCAAGAATTGATGCGTTGCCGACCTCGGCCGGTCTGTGGAAGTTTATCGCTTTGCTGGCGTTGGGCGGTTTTTTTTGAGCTTTATGACCTGTTCCAGACCGGCTATATCAGCACCGGTTTAATTGCCGAGGGGATATTCCATACCGGCGCGCAAGGCGTGTTCGGCGTCTCCGACCAGGCGGCGTTTGCCTCCGCCACCTTCCTTGGCCTGTTTATCGGTGCCAGCCTGCTCAGCCCCTACGCCGACCGTTTTGGCCGCCGCACCACCTTTATGTTTGCGCTGGCCTGGTATGGCGTGTTTTCGCTCTGCCTGGCCTTTCAGCATCAGGCAGAGTGGGTGATCTTCCTGCGCTTTCTGGTGGGAGTCGGATTGGGGATTGAACTGGTCACCATAGATACCTATCTGACTGAGTGGGTGCCTGCGCATCTGCGTACCCGGGCCTTTGCCTTTTCGTTTTTCATTCAATTTCTGTCGGTGCCAACGGTCGCGTTGATGTCGTGGTGGCTGGTACCACAGACCATTTTGGGTCTGAGCGGCTGGCGTTATGTGGTGATCGCCGGTGCCGTGGCTTCACTGGTGATTTGGCTGGTGCGTAAAGGCTTGCCGGAATCCCCGCGTTGGCTGGCGCAGCAGCGACGTTACCCGGAGGTCAGGCAGGTAATGCTGGCGATGGAGCGTCGTTGCGGTGTTACCCAGGTGACGGAATTCCCGTTGCGTGATGCCGAATCAGCGAGCGAAACGCCCGCGCAGGGAAGCTTTAAAGATATCTGGTCGCCTCGTTACCGGGGCCGCACCCTGATGCTGGTGGTGATGAATTTCTTCCAGGCGATTGGTTTCTTCGGTTTTGGCAACTGGCTGCCGGCCTTACTGGCCGGAAAGGGCGCTTCAATCACCCACAGTCTGCTGTACGCCTTCTTTATTACCCTGGCTTATCCGCTGGGATCATTGCTGTGCAGTCGCTATGCCGACAAGATGGAAAACAAATGGCAGATTGTTCTTTCCTGCCTGGTGACGGTGATTTTCGGCTCGCTGTTTGCCATGCAGAATAATCCCCTGTGGCTGATTCTGTGCGGGTTCTTCATTACCTGGTCCAATGCCTGGCTGACCTACAGTTACCACTCCTACCAGTCAGAAGTGTTCCCGACTTATATCCGCGCCCGTGCGGTCGGATTCTGTTATTCGTTCAGCCGATTGTCGACGGTATTCAGCAGCCTGATTATTGGCATGATCCTGCAATACGGCGGTTCGGTAGGGGTGATTGCGTTTATCGTTGCCAGCATGCTGATTGTGATGGTGGTGATCGGGGTGTTTGGTCCAAAAACTCGCGGTATCGATCTGGAAAATATCTGA
- the katG gene encoding Catalase-peroxidase has product MTTESKCPFSGGGKPNTPRRGPSNQDWWPNQLSLKPLHQHSSLSDPMDPDFDYAKAFNSLDLAAVKQDLHALMTDSQEWWPADFGHYGGLFIRMAWHSAGTYRIGDGRGGAGEGQQRFAPLNSWPDNVSLDKARRLLWPIKQKYGRKISWADLIVLTGNVALESMGFKTFGYAGGRADTWEPDDVYWGSEKIWLELSGGQNSRYSGDRDLEDPLAAVQMGLIYVNPEGPDGNPDPVAAARDIRETFARMAMNDEETVALIAGGHTFGKTHGAGPASHVGDDPETAGLERQGLGWQSSFGTGKGKDAITSGLEVTWTTTPTQWNHDFFKHLFEYEWELTQSPAGAHQWVAKDVGETIPDAFDPAKKQRPTMLTTDLSLRFDPAYEKISRRFYEHPDQLADAFARAWYKLTHRDMGPRARYLGPEVPAEELIWQDPIPTVDHQLINDQDIADLKTSILTSGLPISVLVSTAWASASTFRGSDKRGGANGARIRLAPQKDWAINQPAQLAQTLAKLEDIQQAFNNAQSGNKRVSLADLIVLAGAAAVEQAAANAGHPVSVPFTPGRMDATQEQTDVDSFEAMEPVADGFRNYLERQFNIPAEALLVDKAQLLTLTAPEMTVLVGGLRVLNANVGQSQHGVLTQRPQALSNDFFVNLLDMGTTWKAASEDGVFEGQDSQTGALKWTATRADLIFGSHSQLRALAEVYGSSDAQASFVYDFVAAWNKVMNLDRFDLA; this is encoded by the coding sequence TTCGGGTGGCGGTAAACCGAACACGCCACGTCGTGGCCCTTCGAATCAGGACTGGTGGCCCAACCAACTCAGCCTGAAGCCACTGCACCAGCACTCCTCCCTCTCCGACCCGATGGACCCTGACTTCGATTACGCCAAAGCCTTTAACAGTCTGGATCTGGCCGCCGTTAAACAAGATCTGCACGCCCTGATGACCGACTCACAAGAGTGGTGGCCGGCAGACTTCGGCCACTATGGCGGCCTGTTCATTCGTATGGCCTGGCACAGCGCCGGCACTTATCGTATCGGCGATGGCCGTGGCGGCGCAGGTGAAGGCCAGCAACGTTTTGCACCGCTCAACAGCTGGCCAGACAACGTCAGCCTCGATAAGGCCCGACGTCTGCTGTGGCCAATCAAACAGAAATACGGCCGCAAAATCTCCTGGGCCGACCTGATTGTCCTGACCGGTAACGTCGCACTCGAATCCATGGGCTTTAAAACCTTCGGCTATGCGGGCGGCCGCGCCGATACCTGGGAGCCGGATGACGTCTATTGGGGGTCGGAAAAAATCTGGCTGGAACTGAGCGGCGGCCAGAACAGCCGCTACTCGGGCGATCGCGATTTGGAAGATCCGCTGGCAGCGGTGCAAATGGGCCTGATTTACGTTAACCCGGAAGGGCCGGACGGTAACCCGGATCCGGTCGCTGCCGCCCGTGACATTCGCGAGACCTTTGCCCGAATGGCGATGAATGATGAAGAAACCGTGGCGCTGATCGCCGGCGGCCACACCTTCGGTAAAACTCATGGCGCGGGCCCGGCCTCGCATGTGGGTGACGATCCGGAAACCGCAGGTCTCGAACGACAGGGCCTCGGCTGGCAGAGCAGTTTTGGCACCGGTAAAGGTAAGGACGCCATCACCAGCGGCCTGGAAGTCACCTGGACCACCACGCCGACCCAGTGGAACCACGACTTCTTCAAACACCTGTTCGAATACGAGTGGGAACTGACGCAAAGCCCGGCAGGTGCCCACCAGTGGGTAGCCAAAGACGTTGGCGAGACCATTCCCGATGCGTTCGATCCGGCAAAGAAACAGCGCCCAACCATGTTAACCACTGACCTGTCGCTACGTTTCGATCCGGCATACGAAAAGATCTCGCGTCGCTTCTATGAACATCCTGACCAGCTCGCCGATGCATTTGCGCGCGCCTGGTACAAGCTGACCCACCGCGATATGGGGCCACGCGCCCGCTATCTCGGCCCGGAAGTGCCGGCCGAAGAGCTGATTTGGCAGGATCCGATCCCGACCGTCGATCATCAGTTGATCAACGATCAGGATATCGCCGATCTCAAAACCAGCATCCTGACTTCCGGTCTGCCGATCTCGGTACTGGTGTCCACCGCCTGGGCTTCAGCCTCCACTTTCCGCGGGTCAGACAAGCGCGGCGGTGCCAACGGTGCGCGCATTCGTCTGGCACCACAGAAGGACTGGGCAATCAACCAACCGGCGCAACTGGCGCAAACGCTGGCCAAGCTGGAAGATATCCAGCAGGCGTTCAATAATGCCCAGTCGGGCAACAAACGCGTCTCGCTGGCAGATTTAATCGTGCTGGCCGGTGCCGCGGCGGTCGAACAGGCGGCAGCCAACGCCGGTCATCCGGTAAGCGTGCCCTTCACTCCGGGCCGTATGGATGCCACGCAAGAACAGACCGACGTCGACTCCTTCGAAGCGATGGAGCCGGTTGCCGATGGTTTCCGTAACTACCTGGAGCGCCAGTTCAACATTCCGGCCGAAGCCTTGCTGGTCGACAAAGCACAATTGCTGACGCTGACGGCACCGGAAATGACGGTACTGGTGGGCGGGCTACGGGTGTTAAACGCCAACGTCGGCCAGAGCCAGCACGGCGTGCTGACCCAACGACCGCAGGCACTGAGCAACGACTTCTTCGTCAATCTGCTTGATATGGGCACCACCTGGAAAGCGGCAAGTGAAGATGGCGTGTTCGAAGGCCAGGATAGCCAAACCGGCGCGCTCAAATGGACGGCGACCCGCGCCGATCTGATCTTCGGTTCACATTCCCAACTGCGCGCGCTGGCGGAAGTCTATGGCAGCTCGGACGCTCAGGCGAGTTTTGTATACGACTTTGTCGCCGCCTGGAATAAGGTGATGAACCTCGATCGTTTTGATCTGGCCTAA